A genomic window from Triticum urartu cultivar G1812 chromosome 7, Tu2.1, whole genome shotgun sequence includes:
- the LOC125521621 gene encoding BTB/POZ and MATH domain-containing protein 2-like produces the protein MSCFTGVSIIDGEQCCYEASAVVDAGGADSGYHLLVVRGYSRTKQELSAGESITSDAFTVGGHCWYIEYYPKGENPDCGDFISLYVTNYDDSLKEPLETKFCFSFVDEVEKQTPMYIRVAGKTCRFTDGRCSWGTDKFVRRDALERSSDLKGDCFTIRCDVMVIRKDPKAEDAGGHDTKVLLSDIDQHFNILLQTKVGADVTFKVSGETFVAHRCVLAARSMVFMAQLFGPMKETSAVIQIKDMEAKVFKALLSFIYTDSFPVMEKDSMEEDAMVEVMEDGQEKEAVEDEMLLQWLQDLLVAADRYDVQRLKCICEKQLSENIGVSTVMSALALAEQHHRQGLKEACLKFIQVQSPSCLQTVMATNGWDHVVSTYPSVLKELFLKFASNQRK, from the coding sequence ATGTCGTGCTTCACCGGCGTCTCTATCATCGACGGCGAGCAGTGCTGTTACGAGGCGTCGGCCGTGGTGGACGCCGGCGGCGCGGACAGCGGGTACCACTTGCTCGTGGTCCGTGGATACTCGCGCACCAAACAAGAGTTGTCCGCCGGCGAGAGCATCACCTCCGATGCTTTCACCGTAGGAGGCCATTGCTGGTACATCGAGTACTACCCCAAGGGCGAAAACCCAGACTGCGGCGACTTCATTTCTCTCTATGTCACCAATTACGACGACAGTCTCAAAGAGCCCCTGGAGACCAAGTTTTGTTTCAGCTTCGTTGACGAGGTTGAGAAGCAGACGCCAATGTACATTCGTGTGGCTGGTAAGACTTGCCGATTCACCGACGGCCGTTGTTCCTGGGGCACCGACAAGTTTGTGAGAAGAGATGCCCTTGAACGATCATCGGACCTAAAGGGTGATTGCTTCACCATCCGGTGTGATGTCATGGTCATTCGCAAGGATCCCAAAGCCGAGGATGCCGGTGGTCATGACACCAAGGTGCTCCTGTCTGACATAGACCAGCATTTTAACATTCTCCTCCAAACCAAGGTGGGTGCTGATGTGACATTCAAGGTCAGCGGCGAGACCTTCGTCGCACACCGCTGTGTGCTCGCTGCCCGATCCATGGTGTTCATGGCACAACTATTTGGCCCCATGAAGGAGACATCCGCCGTCATACAGATCAAAGACATGGAAGCAAAAGTGTTCAAGGCACTGCTTAGCTTTATCTACACAGACTCATTCCCTGTGATGGAGAAGGACAGCATGGAGGAGGATGCAATGGTGGAAGTTATGGAAGATGGGCAAGAAAAGGAGGCAGTGGAGGATGAAATGTTGCTGCAATGGCTTCAAGACTTGTTGGTAGCGGCTGACAGATATGATGTCCAGCGGCTCAAGTGCATCTGTGAGAAGCAGTTGTCTGAGAACATAGGTGTGAGCACGGTGATGTCCGCTCTTGCTCTAGCCGAGCAGCACCACCGCCAGGGATTAAAGGAGGCGTGCTTGAAGTTTATCCAAGTCCAGTCCCCCTCGTGCTTGCAAACAGTAATGGCAACTAATGGTTGGGATCATGTAGTTTCGACCTATCCCTCAGTTCTGAAGGAGCTCTTTCTCAAGTTTGCTTCGAACCAGCGAAAGTAA